One window from the genome of Ovis canadensis isolate MfBH-ARS-UI-01 breed Bighorn chromosome 21, ARS-UI_OviCan_v2, whole genome shotgun sequence encodes:
- the VWA5A gene encoding von Willebrand factor A domain-containing protein 5A, translated as MVYPGGLLTPQEKPVPLKSISVTLSICEFVAGVSATLNYKNEEEVPLEAFFIFPMDEDSAVYSFEAMVDGKNVKAELQDKMTAHTNYENAIIRGHQAFLLEEDMCSRDVFCCNVGNLLPGSQAELTLKYVQELPLEADGALRYVLPAVLNPRYQLSGCSEDSCLNMKTPVVSLEDLPYTISMVATISSQHGIDRIQSNCSLSPIEYFGDNKTSAQVSLADGHKFDRDVEFLIYYRAVHTPSVVVEMGEATTKSDGVLGDPAAMVTFYPNIPEAQASIPCGEFIFLMDCSGSMQSPISKQRRSQLRIDVAKETLILLLKSLPLGCYFNIYEFGSTYEAFFPNSVKYAQSTVEEALQRVKLMRANLGGTEILTPLQHIYKQPSVPGHPLQVFVFTDGEVTDTFTVVREVKSHCLRHRCFSFGIGEGVSTSLVKGIARVSRGTSEFITGKERMQAKALRALKRSLQPVVDDVSLSWDLPDGLSAKMLSPEQTVLFRGQRLILYAQLTGTMPPAEATGEVCLKYTLQGESLENKVTFSLQPKLDANLTIHRLAAKSFLQTKDMGLRETPAGDKKDVLKVSMECGVISSHTAFIAVNKDFSKPIQGPLAPRDVPRPMLLHAAPVMQSMSLQRCGTGRRTRMCLGYRQEKKCLSEACLEKPKSRASAKKTNAETHGPVVEDNRLAQLISLQKADGSWDLNEGLALVLGMKLEDIQAALPDKDVNSSSWATVLAVLWLHDNAKDMDCEWELLERKAVAWIHIHAGSVRHELVKAAIAFVKSSVDPAIFGP; from the exons ATGGTGTACCCAGGAGGCCTCCTAACCCCCCAGGAGAAGCCAG TGCCACTGAAGAGCATCTCTGTGACTTTGTCCATCTGTGAGTTTGTGGCTGGTGTGTCTGCAACCTTAAACTACAAGAATGAggaggaagttcccttggaggctttctttatattccccaTGGATGAAGACTCAGCTGTCTACAGCTTCGAGGCCATGGTGGATGGAAAGAATGTTAAAGCAGAATTACAGGACAAGATGACG GCACACACCAACTATGAGAATGCCATCATCCGTGGCCACCAAGCCTTCCTGTTAGAGGAGGACATGTGCTCCAGGGATGTGTTCTGTTGTAACGTGGGGAACCTCCTCCCCGGGTCGCAGGCAGAGCTCACCCTGAAGTACGTGCAGGAGCTGCCCCTGGAAGCAGACGGGGCTCTGCGCTACGTGCTCCCTGCTGTCCTGAATCCTCGTTACCAACTCTCTG GATGTTCTGAGGACAGTTGCCTTAATATGAAGACTCCTGTAGTCTCTTTGGAGGATCTGCCCTACACAATCAGCATGGTGGCGACCATCAGTTCCCAGCATGGCATTGACAGGATTCAGTCCAACTGCTCCTTGAGTCCTATTGAGTACTTTGGAGATAACAAGACTTCTGCTCAG GTTTCCTTGgccgatggacacaagtttgacaGGGATGTGGAATTTCTGATTTACTACAGAGCAGTGCACACCCCTAGCGTAGTCGTGGAGATGGGAGAAGCTACCACAAAGTCAG ATGGTGTGTTGGGAGATCCAGCTGCAATGGTGACTTTCTACCCGAATATCCCAGAAGCTCAGGCATCAATTCCCTGTGGAGAATTCATCTTCCTCATGGACTGCTCAGGAAGCATGCAGAGCCCCATAAGTAAGCAGAGGAGATCTCAGCTGCGCATAGATGTAGCCAAG GAAACACTGATTTTGCTTCTGAAGAGTTTGCCTCTAGGCTGTTATTTCAACATCTATGAATTTGGATCTACTTATGAGGCATTCTTTCC GAATAGTGTGAAGTACGCTCAGAGTACTGTGGAGGAGGCACTGCAAAGAGTTAAGCTTATGAGGGCTAACCTCGGGGGTACGGAAATCTTGACACCACTCCAACACATTTACAAGCAGCCTTCTGTCCCAGGCCACCCCCTGCAG GTTTTTGTCTTCACAGATGGAGAAGTTACTGATACATTTACTGTCGTTAGAGAAGTTAAGAGCCACTGTCTAAGGCACAG ATGTTTTTCATTTGGTATTGGTGAAGGAGTCTCCACCAGCCTAGTAAAAGGCATTGCCCGGGTGTCACGGGGCACTTCAGAATTTATCACAGGCAAGGAGAGAATGCAGGCCAAG GCACTTAGAGCCCTTAAACGTTCTCTGCAGCCTGTGGTAGACGATGTTTCTCTCAGCTGGGATTTGCCTGATGGTCTGTCTGCTAAAATGCTTTCCCCAGAACAGACTGTCCTCTTTAGGGGTCAGAGATTAATCCTCTATGCCCAGTTGACCGGGACAATGCCG CCAGCAGAGGCAACAGGAGAAGTTTGCCTCAAGTACACACTCCAAGGAGAGAGTCTGGAGAATAAAGTGACATTTTCCCTACAACCCAAGCTCGATGCCAA cctcACCATTCACCGACTTGCAGCCAAATCCTTTCTGCAGACCAAGGACATGGGCCTCAGGGAAACTCCTGCAGGTGATAAAAAAGATGTGTTGAAAGTTAGCATGGAGTGTGGAGTCATAAGCTCCCACACAGCTTTCATTGCTGTCAACAAGGATTTCAGCAAGCCAATTCAGGGGCCACTGGCTCCTCGGGATGTTCCAAGGCCAATGCTGTTGCATGCTGCCCCAGTGATGCAATCCATGTCACTACAGAGGTGTGGAACTG GACGAAGAACACGCATGTGTCTTGGTTATAGACAAGAGAAGAAATGCCTGTCAGAGGCCTGTCTTGAGAAGCCAAAGTCTCGTGCTTCTGCCAAAAAGACCAATGCTGAAACTCACGGTCCAG TCGTTGAAGATAATCGTCTTGCACAGTTGATTTCCCTTCAAAAGGCAGATGGTTCCTGGGATCTGAATGAAGGTCTGGCTTTGGTCCTGGGTATGAAGTTGGAAGACATACAAGCTGCACTTCCTGACAAG